In Camelus dromedarius isolate mCamDro1 chromosome 3, mCamDro1.pat, whole genome shotgun sequence, one DNA window encodes the following:
- the LOC135318495 gene encoding protein diaphanous homolog 1-like: MPYQEIKNVILEVNEAVLTESMIQNLIKQMPEPEQLKMLSELKDEYDDLAESEQFGVVMGAVPRLQPRLNAILFRLQFSEQVENIKPEIVSVTAACEELRKSENFSSLLEITLLVGNYMNAGSRNAGAFGFNISFLCKLRDTKSTDQKMTLLHFLAELCENDYPDVLKFPDELAHVEKASRVSAENLQKNLDQMKKQISDVERDIQNFPAATDERDKFVEKMTSFVKDAQEQYNKLRLMHSNMETLYRELGDYFLFDPKKVSVEEFFMDLHNFKNMFVQAVKENQKRRETEEKMRRAKLAKEKAEKERLEKQQKREQLIDMNAEGDETGVMDSLLEALQSGAAFRRKRGPRQGANRRPGCAVRSLVASDVLSEDTVISDPVPAKVPRKREEVPTILEETKELLGRAS, from the exons ATGCCCTATCAAGAGATTAAGAATGTCATCCTGGAGGTGAATGAGGCTGTTCTGACAGAGTCTATGATCCAG AACCTCATTAAGCAGATGCCAGAGCCAGAGCAGTTAAAAATGCTTTCTGAACTGAAGGACGAATATGATGATCTGGCTGAGTCGGAGCAGTTCGGTGTGGTG ATGGGCGCTGTGCCCCGCCTGCAGCCTCGCCTCAACGCCATCCTCTTCAGGCTGCAGTTCAGCGAGCAAGTGGAGAACATCAAGCCAGAGATTGTCTCTGTGACTGCCGCGTGTGAGGAGTTGCGGAAGAGCGAGAACTTCTCTAGCCTCCTGGAGATTACCTTGCTTGTCGGAAACTATATGAATGCTGGCTCCAGGAATGCTGGTGCTTTCGGCTTCAACATCAGCTTCCTCTGTAAG cTTCGAGACACCAAGTCCACAGATCAGAAGATGACGTTACTGCATTTCTTGGCTGAGTTGTGTGAGAATGACTACCCCGATGTCCTCAAGTTTCCCGATGAGCTTGCCCACGTGGAGAAAGCCAGCCGAG TTTCTGCCGAAAACTTGCAAAAGAACCTAgatcagatgaagaaacaaatttctgaTGTGGAACGTGACATTCAGAATTTCCCAGCTGCCACAGATGAGAGAGACAAGTTTGTTGAAAAAATGACCA GCTTTGTGAAGGACGCCCAGGAGCAGTATAACAAGCTGCGGCTGATGCACTCCAACATGGAGACCCTCTACAGGGAGCTGGGCGACTACTTCCTCTTTGACCCCAAGAAGGTGTCTGTGGAAGAATTCTTCATGGATCTGCACAACTTTAAGAATATGTTTGTG CAAGCAGTCAAGGAGAACCAGAAGCGGCGGGAGACAGAAGAAAAGATGCGGCGAGCAAAACTAGCcaaggagaaggcagagaaggagcggctggagaagcagcagaagaGAGAGCAGCTCATAGACATGAATGCTG AGGGCGATGAGACGGGCGTGATGGACAGTCTCCTGGAAGCCCTGCAGTCAGGCGCAGCGTTCCGGCGGAAGAGAGGACCCCGTCAGGGAG CCAACAGGCGGCCCGGCTGTGCCGTCAGGTCCCTGGTAGCCTCGGATGTGCTCAGTGAGGACACCGTCATCTCTGATCCTGTTCCTGCCAAGGTgcccaggaagagggaggaagtcCCCACCATCCTTGAGGAAACCAAGGAGCTGCTCGGCCGCGCAAGCTGA